One genomic segment of Hordeum vulgare subsp. vulgare chromosome 2H, MorexV3_pseudomolecules_assembly, whole genome shotgun sequence includes these proteins:
- the LOC123428251 gene encoding receptor-like serine/threonine-protein kinase SD1-8 — translation MMFLNFRVMLISVLFVSLGTTSLAGVSSPPDKLNDGRRNITDGEMLVSAGGSFTLGFFSPGAPSRRYVGIWFSASTDAVVWVANRDSPLNDTAGVLAIDGAGRLILLDGSGRTAWSSSNTTNRGSTSSLSAEARLLESGNLVVVRDESSGAVLWQSFDHPSNTLIAGMRLGRNPQTGAEWSLRSWRSPDDPATGDCRRAMDTRGLPDCVSWRGDAKKYRTGPWNGLWFSGVPEMASYSDMFTNQVVVRADEVAYVFNATAAAPFSRLVLSEDGVIQRLAWDGGSRVWNVFAQAPRDVCDDYAKCGAFGLCNVNTASTLFCGCVQGYVPVSPAHWSMREAAAGCRRNAPLDCRDGGAATTDGFVVVPGVKLPDTDNATVDVGATLEGCRARCLANCSCVAYAAADIRGGGGGSGCVIWVGHIVDVRYVDKGQDLYVRLAKSELAVNKKRGSMLKILLPVTACLLVLMCIFLVWICKFRGNRRNKDVQAKSILGVSSNQLIGDENIELPLVSFRDIVTATNDFSNENMLGQGGFGKVYKGMLDDDKEVAIKRLSKSSGQGAEEFRNEVVLIAKLQHRNLVRLLGYCVHEDERLLIYEYLPNKSLDVFIFDTESKYVLDWPTRSQIIKGVARGLLYLHQDSRLTIIHRDLKSSNILLDVDMSPKISDFGMARIFGRDQQEANTNRVVGTYGYMSPEYAMDGAFSVKSDTYSFGVLLLEIISGLKISLPQLSDFPNLLAYAWNLWNDGKPMDMVDSSIIDNCSPTEVLRCIHIGLLCVQDNPYNRPLMSSVVFMLENETTSLSTPQRPVYFAYRNSEAKETGENTSSSMNNMSVTMLEGR, via the exons ATGATGTTCCTCAACTTTCGTGTCATGCTCATCTCCGTGCTCTTTGTTTCCCTAGGAACCACATCGCTTGCCGGTGTTTCATCTCCGCCGGACAAACTAAACGATGGCCGCCGCAACATCACCGACGGCGAGATGCTCGTCTCGGCCGGTGGCTCCTTCACCCTTGGGTTCTTCTCACCGGGCGCACCGAGCCGGAGGTACGTCGGGATATGGTTCTCCGCGTCCACGGACGCCGTGGTCTGGGTGGCCAACCGCGACAGCCCGCTCAACGACACCGCCGGCGTGCTGGCGATCGACGGAGCCGGCCGCCTTATCCTGCTCGACGGCTCCGGCCGGACCGCATGGTCCTCCTCGAACACTACGAACCGTGGCTCTACCTCTTCATTGTCCGCGGAGGCGCGGCTGCTCGAGTCCGGTAACCTAGTGGTGGTGCGCGACGAGAGCAGCGGCGCCGTGCTGTGGCAGTCGTTCGACCACCCGTCCAACACCCTGATCGCCGGCATGCGGCTGGGCAGGAACCCGCAGACCGGCGCCGAGTGGTCCCTCAGGTCCTGGCGCTCCCCGGACGACCCGGCGACGGGGGACTGCCGCCGCGCCATGGACACGAGGGGGCTGCCGGACTGCGTCTCCTGGCGGGGCGACGCCAAGAAGTACCGCACGGGGCCGTGGAATGGGCTGTGGTTCAGCGGCGTCCCCGAGATGGCGTCCTACTCCGACATGTTCACGAACCAGGTGGTGGTCCGGGCCGACGAGGTGGCCTACGTGTTCAACGCGACGGCGGCGGCGCCCTTCTCGCGGCTGGTGCTGAGCGAGGACGGCGTGATCCAGCGGCTGGCGTGGGACGGCGGAAGCCGGGTGTGGAACGTGTTCGCGCAGGCGCCGAGGGACGTGTGCGACGACTACGCCAAGTGCGGCGCCTTCGGGCTCTGCAACGTGAACACGGCGTCCACGCTCTTCTGCGGCTGCGTGCAGGGGTACGTGCCCGTGTCCCCCGCGCACTGGTCCATGAGGGAGGCCGCCGCCGGCTGCCGGAGGAACGCGCCGCTGGACTGCCGCGATGGGGGCGCCGCCACCACGGACGGCTTCGTGGTGGTGCCGGGCGTGAAGCTCCCTGACACTGACAACGCGACGGTGGACGTGGGCGCGACGCTGGAGGGGTGCAGGGCGAGGTGCCTGGCCAACTGCTCCTGCGTGGCCTACGCCGCAGCGGACAtcagaggcggcggcggaggcagtgGCTGCGTCATCTGGGTCGGTCACATCGTCGACGTCCGGTACGTCGACAAAGGCCAGGATCTCTACGTGCGGCTGGCAAAATCTGAACTAG CTGTTAATAAGAAGAGGGggagtatgttgaagattttgctaCCAGTCACAGCATGTCTGCTTGTACTGATGTGCATATTCCTTGTTTGGATATGCAAGTTCAGAG GCAACCGTCGAAACAAGGATGTCCAGGCAAAGTCGATCCTCGGAGTTTCTTCAAACCAACTAATTGGTGATGAAAATATCGAGCTTCCATTGGTTAGCTTTAGAGATATTGTTACCGCCACAAATGATTTCTCGAACGAGAACATGCTCGGACAAGGAGGTTTTGGGAAGGTTTACAAG GGAATGTTGGATGATGACAAAGAAGTTGCTATCAAAAGGCTCAGTAAGAGTTCTGGACAAGGAGCGGAAGAATTCAGAAATGAAGTTGTTCTAATTGCCAAGTTGCAGCATAGGAACCTTGTCAGACTTCTTGGTTATTGCGTTCATGAAGATGAGAGGTTGCTGATTTATGAGTACTTACCAAACAAAAGCTTGGATGTCTTCATTTTTG ACACTGAAAGTAAGTATGTCCTTGACTGGCCAACAAGGTCTCAAATAATCAAAGGGGTAGCCAGAGGGCTTCTTTATCTCCACCAAGATTCAAGGTTGACAATAATTCATAGAGATCTTAAATCAAGCAACATCTTATTAGATGTGGATATGAGCCCAAAGATATCCGATTTTGGTATGGCAAGAATATTTGGTCGCGACCAGCAAGAAGCAAACACCAACCGAGTTGTTGGTACATA TGGTTACATGTCTCCTGAATATGCGATGGATGGCGCCTTCTCTGTCAAGTCCGATACCTACAGCTTTGGTGTTCTGCTCTTGGAGATCATAAGTGGCCTGAAGATTAGCTTACCTCAGCTCTCAGACTTTCCAAATCTCTTAGCTTAT GCATGGAACTTATGGAATGATGGGAAGCCAATGGATATGGTGGACTCTTCCATTATTGATAACTGTTCACCAACTGAAGTTCTACGGTGCATTCATATAGGGCTCTTATGTGTGCAAGATAATCCTTACAATAGGCCACTCATGTCATCCGTTGTATTCATGTTAGAGAACGAAACCACGTCACTTTCAACCCCACAACGACCTGTGTATTTTGCGTATAGGAACTCGGAAGCAAAAGAAACAGGAGAAAACACCAGCAGCTCAATGAATAACATGAGCGTCACGATGTTGGAAGGGCGGTAG
- the LOC123431153 gene encoding G-type lectin S-receptor-like serine/threonine-protein kinase B120 has product MGTSSCIPIFILLLFSPLCKSDDRLTQAKPLFLDDTLISKGGAFALGFYSPTSSNASWYLCIWYHNISKHTVVWTANRDSPITAPSSPMLAITNNSDLVLSDSQGHIHWAVNNDITGMGVVAELLNKGNFVLRRSPNNTTIWESFDHPTDTLLPTAKILFSTGRLVSWKELNDPSTGNFSLSFYSSSTLQFIIWNGTQPYSRILMPNDGSVFGDTYPNIVFSEAIGGTGDGLYYQYTIISDNSPYVRVMLDYMGVLRTLSWNNLSWTNISVRATSDCDLYASCGPFGYCDYVGHVPTCRCLDGFEPVGLGLNFSGGCRRTMALTCGKQSYYLNLTQMKIPDKFLHVPNKSIDDCAAECSNNCLCTAYTMTNQSRCLIWLGELIDTGKYDQYGENLHLRLADSPENNKMVKIVLPIIACMLTLTCIALVSICKYRARKRHKKDTHKRQMIEYLNSSIEIEDEDVDFPFVSFEDIAAATDNFSDSNQIGRGGFGKVYKGILEGVNEVAIKRLSKDSGQGIEEFKNEVVLIAKLQHKNLVRLLGCCIHGDERLLIYEYLPNKSLDTFLFDAARQFVLDWPTRFKIIKGVARGLLYLHQDSRLTIIHRDLKASNILLDSEMVPKISDFGMARIFGGNQQQANTTRVVGTYGYMSPEYVMGGAFSVKSDTYSFGVLLLEIVSGLKISSPQLVMNFVGLTAYAWRLWEDGKAAELVHSSVIETYQLHEALRCIHVGLLCVQDRPDDRPLMSSVIFMLENESALLSAPKKPAYFALRNFETTEPRENIEISVDGVSNTTLVGR; this is encoded by the exons ATGGGCACCTCCTCCTGCATTCCCATTTTCATCCTCCTACTCTTTAGTCCACTCTGCAAATCCGATGACCGGCTCACACAAGCAAAGCCGCTCTTTCTCGACGACACGCTCATCTCCAAAGGCGGGGCTTTCGCCCTCGGCTTCTACTCCCCGACAAGCTCCAACGCAAGCTGGTACCTTTGCATATGGTACCACAACATCTCCAAACACACCGTGGTGTGGACCGCCAACCGTGACAGCCCAATCACCGCCCCTTCATCTCCGATGCTCGCCATCACCAACAATTCTGACCTGGTGTTGTCTGATTCCCAAGGTCACATTCATTGGGCGGTGAACAACGACATTACGGGCATGGGAGTTGTCGCGGAGCTGCTCAACAAGGGAAACTTTGTCCTCCGCCGGTCTCCAAACAACACAACCATATGGGAGAGCTTTGatcacccaacagacaccttgctCCCAACTGCGAAGATCTTGTTCAGCACGGGGCGACTCGTATCATGGAAGGAGCTAAATGATCCGTCCACGGGTAACTTTTCTTTGAGCTTTTACTCAAGCTCAACCCTTCAATTTATCATTTGGAATGGGACTCAACCCTACTCCCGCATCCTTATGCCCAATGATGGATCGGTGTTTGGCGACACATACCCGAACATCGTCTTCTCTGAAGCCATTGGCGGCACGGGTGACGGGTTATATTATCAATACACAATCATTTCTGACAACTCACCTTATGTACGTGTTATGCTTGACTACATGGGCGTGTTGAGGACTCTCAGCTGGAACAACTTGTCATGGACAAACATTTCTGTACGTGCCACTAGCGACTGCGACCTCTACGCCTCGTGTGGCCCGTTTGGCTATTGCGACTATGTCGGGCATGTCCCAACATGTCGTTGCCTCGACGGGTTTGAGCCCGTTGGTCTTGGTCTGAACTTTTCAGGAGGTTGCAGGAGAACAATGGCCTTGACATGCGGCAAGCAAAGTTATTACCTGAACTTAACTCAGATGAAGATTCCCGACAAGTTTTTACATGTCCCAAATAAAAGCATTGACGATTGTGCGGCCGAGTGCAGCAACAATTGTTTGTGCACAGCCTACACTATGACCAACCagtcaaggtgtttgatctggctAGGGGAGCTTATCGACACGGGAAAGTATGATCAATACGGCGAAAACCTGCACCTTCGACTTGCTGACTCTCCTG AGAATAACAAAATGGTAAAGATAGTACTCCCCATTATAGCATGCATGTTGACACTCACATGCATAGCCCTTGTCTCGATATGCAAATACAGAG CAAGAAAACGACATAAAAAGGATACCCATAAGAGACAGATGATAGAATATCTTAACTCCTCAATCGAAATTGAAGACGAAGATGTGGATTTTCCGTTTGTTAGCTTCGAAGATATTGCCGCCGCAACAGATAACTTCTCTGACTCGAACCAAATTGGAAGGGGTGGTTTTGGAAAAGTTTACAAG GGAATACTGGAAGGTGTCAATGAAGTTGCTATCAAAAGGCTTAGTAAGGATTCTGGGCAAGGGATAGAGGAGTTTAAAAATGAAGTAGTTCTAATTGCTAAATTGCAGCATAAAAACCTAGTTAGACTTCTTGGTTGTTGCATTCACGGAGATGAAAGGTTACTTATCTATGAATACTTGCCCAATAAAAGCTTGGACACCTTCCTTTTTG ATGCTGCAAGACAGTTTGTACTTGATTGGCCCACacgttttaaaataattaaaggGGTAGCAAGAGGGCTTCTTTACCTCCACCAAGATTCAAGATTAACTataattcatagagatctcaaagCAAGCAACATTTTGCTGGATTCAGAAATGGTTCCCAAGATTTCAGATTTTGGTATGGCAAGGATCTTTGGTGGAAACCAACAACAAGCAAATACTACTCGAGTTGTTGGGACATA TGGTTACATGTCACCTGAGTATGTTATGGGAGGTGCCTTTTCTGTAAAATCAGACACGTATAGCTTCGGTGTTCTTCTTTTGGAGATTGTAAGTGGCTTAAAGATCAGCTCACCCCAACTCGTTATGAACTTTGTCGGCCTTACAGCTTAT GCATGGAGACTATGGGAAGATGGAAAAGCAGCAGAATTAGTGCACTCTTCGGTTATTGAGACCTATCAACTTCATGAAGCTCTAAGATGCATTCATGTTGGACTGCTGTGTGTTCAGGACCGACCTGATGATAGGCCACTCATGTCATCGGTTATTTTTATGTTAGAGAATGAAAGTGCATTGCTCTCAGCACCAAAGAAGCCTGCATATTTTGCACTGCGGAATTTTGAAACCACAGAACCAAGAGAGAACATAGAAATTTCTGTGGATGGAGTGAGTAACACAACACTAGTGGGTCGTTAG